One region of Syntrophobacter fumaroxidans MPOB genomic DNA includes:
- a CDS encoding response regulator transcription factor: protein MSRIHNGQCNILIVDDISKNIQVLGNILRRDGYSLSFATSGTQALDMVFADDYDLILLDVMMPEMDGFEVCRKIRELPDGQAIPIIFLTAKTDEEDIVKGFQAGGTDYVTKPFNSEELLARVHAHLELKRARDEIQLAYQELAERTNDLIVLNEELQNALREIKTLRGFLPICANCKKIRKKDAPYDRQDSWVDIESYVKDHTEAEFTHSICPECMRLLYPDFVRKP from the coding sequence GTGAGCAGGATCCACAACGGGCAGTGCAACATTCTGATCGTGGATGATATTTCCAAGAATATTCAAGTACTCGGGAATATTCTGCGCCGGGACGGCTATTCCCTTTCCTTTGCCACCAGCGGCACGCAGGCGCTCGATATGGTCTTTGCCGACGACTACGATCTCATTCTTCTTGATGTGATGATGCCGGAGATGGATGGCTTCGAGGTCTGCCGCAAAATCCGCGAGCTTCCGGACGGTCAGGCCATTCCGATCATCTTCCTGACCGCCAAGACCGATGAGGAGGACATCGTCAAGGGGTTTCAGGCCGGGGGGACCGACTATGTGACAAAGCCTTTCAATTCCGAGGAGCTGCTGGCTCGAGTGCATGCGCATCTCGAACTGAAAAGGGCGAGGGACGAAATCCAGCTGGCTTATCAGGAGCTTGCTGAAAGGACCAACGACCTGATCGTCCTCAACGAGGAGCTGCAGAATGCGCTGAGAGAAATCAAGACGTTGCGGGGGTTTCTTCCCATCTGCGCCAATTGCAAGAAGATTCGCAAGAAAGATGCGCCCTACGACAGGCAGGATTCCTGGGTGGACATTGAGAGTTACGTGAAAGACCACACCGAGGCGGAGTTCACGCATTCCATCTGTCCGGAGTGCATGCGGCTGCTCTACCCCGATTTTGTCCGCAAGCCCTGA
- a CDS encoding glycosyltransferase family 2 protein: protein MRNEGAVVLIPAYRPSEALTELLKSLTASRLVRAVVVVDDGSGPEFHSLFDSFSEFDEPLIIRHRENLGKGAALKTGLGHIARLFPDGIGVVTADADGQHTARDTLGIVKALGNRPGALILGVRSFGRKVPFRCRIGNLVVVNLLSLMTGRRITDTQTGLRGIPMSFVADLLDSPCDGYEFETDMLLQCVRKNIEICEVKIETIYIDGNCSSHFDPVLDSVRICRVLLRFGALSRRLRPSSTARCSC from the coding sequence GTGCGAAACGAAGGCGCCGTGGTACTCATTCCTGCCTACAGACCGTCGGAGGCTCTCACGGAACTCCTGAAATCCCTCACAGCGAGCCGACTTGTTCGGGCGGTAGTCGTTGTGGATGACGGAAGCGGGCCGGAATTCCACTCGTTGTTCGATAGCTTTTCCGAATTCGACGAACCCCTTATCATCCGTCACCGCGAGAACCTCGGAAAAGGTGCGGCGCTGAAGACCGGCCTGGGACACATCGCGCGGTTGTTTCCCGACGGCATCGGAGTGGTCACGGCGGACGCGGACGGTCAGCACACCGCCCGAGACACCCTTGGGATCGTCAAGGCGCTTGGAAACCGTCCCGGAGCCTTGATCCTGGGAGTCAGATCCTTCGGACGGAAGGTTCCATTTCGGTGCAGGATCGGAAATCTCGTCGTCGTGAACCTGTTGAGCCTCATGACGGGACGCCGGATAACCGACACCCAGACCGGCCTGCGCGGGATTCCCATGTCGTTCGTTGCCGATCTGCTCGACAGTCCCTGCGACGGCTATGAGTTTGAAACGGATATGCTCCTCCAGTGCGTACGCAAGAACATCGAAATATGCGAGGTCAAGATCGAGACGATCTACATCGACGGCAACTGCTCCTCGCATTTCGATCCAGTGCTTGATTCCGTGCGCATCTGCCGGGTTTTGCTTCGATTCGGCGCATTGTCGCGCCGCCTGCGGCCTTCCTCGACGGCGCGGTGTTCATGCTGA
- a CDS encoding SBBP repeat-containing protein — protein MDFLKRSLHGIVFCALALFLASGWIVSGAGAGPDGQGTGVSTGLEGEDRPAARRPMSRSNPQGNPLQDSNQPVGIAVDSQGNAYVTGQWVNTSGNSDFATIKYSKAGAAAWVRHYNGPAKGDDLAGGIAVDSAGNAYVTGASPGTGTQEDFATVKYSRSGEQQWIRRYNGPVSRSDWPTGIAVDSSGNAYVTGDSQVSDTRWDFTTVKYDSAGKQLWAKRYNGPLKGSSRPSGIAVDSFGNAYVTGTSQSGESEFDFATVKYDSSGKQIWARRHTRSGSSVNYPVGLAVSKSSVYVSGGTQGSSSSQDYTTVSYDKTTGNRKWVKNFDSGTGNDNPSAVAACGNVGAYVTGSSGDGDFLTVKYDSSGALVWTKRYNGPARGSDFARAIAVDSSGAAYVTGQSDGSGTGTDFATIKYGPGGKTCWVQRFNGKGNGQDTPSAIAVDSAGNVYVTGQSQLSSSDDFGFATVKYDSSGKRTWVKYYSGQ, from the coding sequence ATGGATTTCCTGAAAAGGTCCTTGCATGGGATCGTGTTTTGCGCGTTGGCGTTGTTCCTGGCATCGGGTTGGATCGTGTCCGGAGCCGGAGCCGGCCCGGACGGGCAGGGCACCGGAGTGTCGACCGGCCTGGAAGGAGAGGACCGGCCGGCAGCGCGGCGTCCCATGAGCCGGTCAAATCCGCAGGGGAATCCTTTGCAGGATTCGAACCAGCCTGTCGGCATCGCCGTCGATTCACAAGGCAACGCCTATGTCACGGGACAATGGGTCAATACGTCCGGCAACTCCGATTTCGCGACGATCAAGTATTCCAAAGCCGGTGCGGCGGCCTGGGTGAGACACTACAACGGCCCGGCCAAAGGCGACGACCTTGCAGGCGGAATCGCCGTGGATTCCGCGGGAAACGCCTACGTCACGGGAGCTTCCCCAGGGACGGGCACTCAAGAGGATTTTGCGACCGTGAAGTATTCAAGGAGCGGCGAGCAACAATGGATCAGGCGATACAACGGACCGGTATCGAGGTCCGACTGGCCGACCGGGATCGCCGTGGATTCCTCCGGCAACGCCTATGTCACGGGCGACAGCCAGGTGTCCGACACCCGGTGGGATTTCACCACGGTGAAATACGATTCGGCCGGCAAGCAACTCTGGGCGAAGCGCTACAACGGTCCTCTCAAAGGGTCGAGCAGGCCGTCGGGCATCGCGGTGGATTCCTTCGGAAACGCCTATGTGACGGGGACATCCCAGTCAGGAGAATCGGAATTTGATTTTGCGACTGTCAAGTACGACTCCTCCGGCAAACAGATTTGGGCCAGGCGCCACACGCGAAGCGGCAGTTCCGTCAACTACCCCGTGGGGCTGGCCGTGTCCAAGAGTTCCGTGTACGTATCGGGCGGCACTCAAGGAAGCTCCTCTTCGCAGGATTACACCACGGTGAGCTACGACAAGACGACCGGCAACCGGAAATGGGTGAAAAATTTCGACTCGGGCACAGGGAACGATAACCCGAGCGCGGTCGCGGCCTGTGGAAACGTGGGCGCATATGTGACAGGGTCATCGGGCGACGGGGATTTCCTGACCGTCAAGTATGATTCCTCGGGCGCCCTCGTGTGGACGAAAAGGTACAACGGGCCTGCCCGCGGCTCTGACTTTGCACGGGCCATCGCCGTGGACTCGAGCGGAGCCGCCTATGTGACCGGACAATCGGACGGATCGGGCACCGGCACGGACTTTGCCACCATAAAGTACGGACCGGGGGGCAAGACGTGTTGGGTGCAGCGATTCAACGGGAAGGGGAACGGCCAGGACACCCCGAGCGCCATCGCCGTCGACAGTGCCGGGAACGTTTACGTGACGGGCCAGTCGCAATTGTCCTCCTCGGACGATTTTGGCTTCGCGACCGTCAAGTACGACTCCAGCGGCAAACGAACCTGGGTCAAATACTATTCCGGGCAATAG
- a CDS encoding tautomerase family protein, which produces MPYVNIKITREGATAEQKARLIKGVTSLLSDILGKNPQTTVVVIEEVDTDNWGIGGETVTVRRRTGR; this is translated from the coding sequence ATGCCCTACGTGAACATCAAGATCACCAGAGAGGGTGCTACGGCGGAACAGAAGGCCCGCCTCATCAAGGGAGTGACGAGTCTCCTTTCGGATATTCTGGGGAAGAACCCTCAGACGACGGTTGTCGTGATCGAAGAAGTGGACACCGACAACTGGGGCATAGGAGGCGAGACGGTAACGGTCAGGCGGCGCACGGGCCGTTAG
- a CDS encoding 3'-5' exonuclease translates to MATMIPHDIDEFTTEGERKFYSFLETFAKPDREFTTWYLPDIAGKEPDFILYCEEIGLIVFEVKDWELSQILEANPSSFKLRMGKATKSLKSPLHQAREYLNSLKDRLKADGRLLSTDAAHYGNPKVPIDYGVVFPNIRKDEYCRRGLDRVINLNRVFLWDDLHASSEICLDGSGRCFRRKLRDMFPPRFRFSITRAEYNHLKHLLFPVVRITQPERDACAYVDPSRRLNVLDDRQEALARRFAPGRHIITGPPGSGKTLILVHKAVFLRLYRQDVKNMLFVCHNASLVNYVKRLLSEKKAGFGPGGVEVCHFFELCSKILGEEIRFDSADKSYYELVVEETLARQRTEGVKYDAVLVDEGQDFTPAMGKVIVNLLDPDSNDLTVALDEGQSLYGEGAFWDVPENGTKVRIDRVGSSYRFTSEIRQFAFGFMKYENAGESALPPECAVHGPKPVMTRMGDIGELVFHVADMIKALHACGEYPLSEMAVLYSVRFTRDAKGERVSLPELLIGALESRGIIADWTTENYSARRSYDISTDRVCVSAIHGARGLDWACVFLLGLDELAPDIGLTDRARRYAFVGMTRARHRLCIPYVRRNSLIRNMSTCL, encoded by the coding sequence ATGGCCACAATGATTCCGCACGACATCGACGAATTCACCACGGAAGGCGAACGCAAGTTTTACAGTTTCCTGGAAACGTTCGCAAAGCCGGACCGTGAGTTCACCACGTGGTATCTCCCCGACATCGCCGGGAAAGAACCGGATTTCATCCTCTACTGCGAGGAGATCGGCCTGATCGTCTTTGAGGTCAAGGACTGGGAGCTGAGCCAGATTCTGGAAGCGAACCCGTCCAGCTTCAAACTGCGCATGGGCAAGGCCACCAAGAGCCTGAAGAGTCCTCTTCACCAGGCTCGCGAGTATCTCAACTCCCTCAAGGACAGGCTGAAAGCCGACGGCAGGCTGTTGTCGACGGATGCGGCACATTACGGCAACCCCAAGGTCCCGATCGACTACGGGGTGGTTTTCCCGAACATCCGCAAGGACGAATACTGCCGGCGTGGACTGGACAGGGTGATCAACCTCAACCGCGTCTTTCTTTGGGACGACCTGCACGCGAGCTCGGAAATCTGCCTGGACGGCAGCGGCAGGTGTTTCCGCAGGAAGCTCCGGGACATGTTTCCGCCCAGGTTCCGCTTCAGCATCACCCGGGCGGAATACAATCACCTGAAGCATCTGCTTTTCCCCGTGGTCCGCATCACTCAACCGGAACGGGATGCGTGCGCCTATGTGGATCCTTCCAGGCGGTTGAATGTGCTCGACGACCGCCAGGAAGCCCTCGCACGGAGGTTCGCTCCGGGCCGGCACATCATCACGGGACCCCCGGGAAGCGGGAAGACCCTCATCCTGGTTCACAAGGCGGTGTTCCTGAGGCTCTACAGGCAGGACGTCAAGAACATGCTCTTCGTCTGCCACAACGCTTCTCTCGTCAATTACGTCAAGCGGCTGCTTTCGGAGAAGAAAGCGGGGTTCGGACCGGGCGGGGTCGAGGTCTGCCATTTCTTCGAGCTTTGTTCGAAGATCCTCGGGGAAGAAATTCGCTTCGACAGTGCGGACAAGAGCTATTACGAGCTTGTGGTCGAGGAGACCCTTGCGCGCCAGCGGACCGAAGGAGTGAAGTACGATGCCGTTCTGGTCGACGAAGGCCAGGATTTCACCCCGGCTATGGGCAAGGTGATCGTCAATCTGCTCGATCCCGACTCGAATGATCTGACCGTGGCCCTCGATGAAGGACAAAGCCTGTACGGCGAGGGCGCGTTCTGGGATGTTCCGGAAAACGGGACAAAGGTCCGCATCGATCGGGTCGGTTCATCCTACCGTTTCACCAGCGAAATAAGGCAGTTTGCGTTCGGCTTCATGAAGTATGAGAATGCCGGCGAATCGGCGCTCCCGCCCGAATGCGCGGTTCATGGGCCAAAACCCGTCATGACCCGGATGGGGGACATCGGAGAGCTGGTTTTTCACGTGGCGGACATGATCAAGGCATTGCACGCCTGTGGGGAATATCCCCTGTCGGAAATGGCCGTTCTCTATTCCGTGCGGTTCACCCGGGATGCGAAAGGAGAGCGGGTTTCATTGCCCGAGCTGCTCATCGGGGCGCTGGAATCCAGGGGCATCATCGCCGACTGGACCACGGAAAACTACAGCGCCAGGCGTTCCTACGACATTTCGACCGACAGGGTATGCGTATCGGCCATCCACGGTGCCCGGGGCCTCGACTGGGCCTGCGTTTTTCTGCTCGGTCTGGACGAACTGGCACCGGACATCGGGCTGACGGATCGCGCCCGGCGATACGCCTTCGTGGGGATGACGAGAGCGCGCCACAGGCTGTGCATCCCTTATGTCCGCAGGAACTCGCTGATCAGGAACATGTCGACCTGTCTTTAG
- a CDS encoding HAMP domain-containing sensor histidine kinase, with product MRLRIFWRVIFAQGVLILLVLVVSLYALDKLNWLIRLNGRIVEVDTVCLKEQRRLLKTFLVEMRNAEKYMLIQDPVLHGAYIEARQDFAEALARINALVDSEPERSLIAEIKDLHTRYDEEFKRAVPGKGTEDQTRKGIAEGLLERGNELVRHREELIGAKTVEARDMAESAARDMGWLTVAGIGGALMLAFFHARGMSRPLKNLAQEMRRVGRGEFTRSLDLRAPLEVVELAETFNWMTEQLARLEELKADFTAHVSHELRTPLTAIREGIALLLEEIPGPLSSSQKEILEVVRGNGERLFVSISSILDLSRMEGEMMEYQYAPCDLQTLIEKSVQGLDPIARKKNIGVETIRTGNLPLLMLDESRMRQVIDNLMSNALKFTPEGGRISITTVLKRDDREKGRVVEVRVSDTGHGIPEEDVEKVFGRFYRSPHHRGKRHQGTGLGLAIARHIVTAHGGRIWAENEPASGATIVFTLPANFAYNRSSV from the coding sequence ATGAGGCTAAGAATTTTCTGGCGCGTGATTTTCGCCCAGGGCGTACTGATCCTACTCGTCCTCGTGGTGAGCCTGTACGCCCTCGACAAGCTCAACTGGCTCATCCGGCTCAACGGACGCATTGTCGAGGTGGATACCGTGTGCCTGAAGGAACAGAGGCGGCTCTTGAAGACCTTTCTGGTGGAGATGCGCAATGCGGAAAAATACATGCTGATTCAGGACCCGGTTCTCCACGGAGCCTATATCGAGGCGAGGCAGGACTTCGCTGAAGCCCTGGCCAGGATCAACGCCTTGGTCGATTCCGAGCCGGAACGGAGTCTGATCGCGGAAATCAAGGACCTACACACCCGCTACGACGAGGAGTTCAAGCGGGCCGTGCCCGGGAAGGGTACCGAGGACCAGACCAGAAAAGGAATCGCCGAGGGGTTGCTCGAACGCGGCAATGAGCTCGTTCGCCACCGTGAAGAACTCATCGGCGCCAAGACCGTGGAAGCCCGCGACATGGCGGAATCCGCCGCCCGAGACATGGGCTGGCTGACGGTTGCCGGCATAGGAGGCGCCCTCATGCTCGCTTTTTTCCATGCGCGCGGGATGAGCAGGCCTCTGAAAAACCTGGCCCAGGAAATGCGCAGAGTGGGCCGGGGGGAGTTCACCCGCTCCCTCGACCTGAGGGCGCCTCTGGAAGTCGTGGAGCTTGCCGAGACCTTCAACTGGATGACGGAACAACTGGCCCGCCTCGAAGAGCTCAAGGCGGACTTCACCGCTCATGTCTCGCATGAGCTGCGCACTCCCCTCACCGCCATCCGCGAAGGAATCGCCCTCCTGCTGGAGGAAATCCCCGGACCGCTCTCGTCTTCACAGAAGGAAATCCTGGAGGTCGTGCGCGGCAACGGCGAACGGCTTTTTGTGAGCATCTCCTCCATCCTGGATCTTTCCCGGATGGAAGGTGAAATGATGGAATACCAGTACGCGCCGTGTGACCTTCAGACCCTCATAGAGAAAAGCGTTCAAGGGCTGGACCCCATTGCGAGGAAGAAAAACATCGGGGTCGAGACCATCCGAACCGGGAATCTGCCGCTCCTCATGCTCGATGAATCCAGGATGCGGCAGGTCATTGACAATCTCATGAGCAATGCGCTGAAATTCACCCCCGAGGGGGGCCGTATTTCCATAACCACCGTCCTGAAAAGAGATGACCGGGAGAAAGGGAGGGTGGTGGAGGTGAGAGTTTCGGACACGGGGCATGGAATTCCGGAAGAAGATGTCGAAAAGGTGTTCGGGCGCTTCTACCGGAGTCCGCACCATCGAGGCAAACGGCACCAGGGAACCGGATTGGGCCTGGCAATCGCCCGCCATATCGTCACTGCCCATGGAGGGCGAATCTGGGCGGAGAACGAGCCTGCAAGCGGTGCAACCATAGTGTTTACTCTTCCCGCAAATTTTGCTTACAATAGATCGTCGGTTTGA
- a CDS encoding tetratricopeptide repeat protein, whose amino-acid sequence MIPQRSRFPASLWHEPALHLSVVALTAFLSYSNTFDASFHFDDVRNIVSNSIIRDFGNFIEPSRVADHPYYFDFKMRYVGFLTFALNHGLHGLKLAGFHAVNLLIHVVNGFLVYFLVLLTFRTPGMRSTVMGGERHDDAQTGPRRLIAFFAALFFVSHPIQTQAVTYVVQRFASLATSFYLAAVVSYAGSRLNAMHRRPVAACCLYGLALSSTVLAMKTKEISFTIPIIVALYEYLFFGKTSGSRAARLARLVPFILTFAVIPLGAVDFDGDASVLSQLGDRSRVLTGMSRHDYFLTQLTVIPVYIGLIFLPLDQNLDYDHPIHTVFLNSQVVYSTLLILFVLFVGAFLASRSRSGAGGWRLTAFGIFWFLVALLPESSIVPIVDVIYEHRVYLPSVGAFVAISSGVVLLAEKYRAGQPWAMRAVCLLLGVAVLLFSAMTHARNAVWKDEITLWEDVVSKSGNKDRARNTLGAVYLESGRLDRAEAELLKTLEINPRYWAAHVNLGSCYMRRAESARREGGSSERVLELVDRAIASYRHALTIDPGNEMIDSLIESAYRTRHVLTTNAER is encoded by the coding sequence ATGATTCCGCAGCGAAGCCGATTTCCTGCCTCACTGTGGCACGAACCGGCTCTCCATCTTTCGGTCGTTGCTCTGACCGCCTTTCTATCCTATTCCAATACCTTCGACGCATCGTTTCATTTCGACGATGTGAGAAACATCGTTTCCAATTCCATCATCCGGGATTTCGGCAACTTCATCGAACCGTCACGGGTTGCGGATCACCCGTATTACTTCGACTTCAAGATGAGATACGTCGGTTTTCTCACCTTTGCGTTGAACCATGGTCTTCATGGATTGAAACTTGCGGGATTTCACGCGGTGAACCTACTGATCCATGTCGTCAACGGTTTTCTCGTCTACTTTCTCGTGCTCCTGACTTTCAGGACCCCCGGGATGCGTTCCACGGTCATGGGCGGCGAGCGACACGACGACGCCCAAACCGGCCCACGCCGCCTCATCGCGTTCTTTGCCGCCCTCTTTTTTGTCTCGCACCCGATTCAGACACAGGCCGTGACCTATGTCGTGCAAAGATTCGCTTCCCTGGCCACTTCGTTCTACCTGGCAGCGGTTGTGTCATATGCCGGGAGTCGCCTCAACGCAATGCATCGTCGCCCCGTCGCGGCCTGTTGTCTTTATGGGCTGGCGCTGTCTTCGACCGTCCTTGCCATGAAGACCAAGGAGATATCCTTCACCATTCCAATCATCGTGGCGCTCTATGAATACCTGTTCTTCGGCAAGACTTCAGGCAGCCGGGCCGCAAGATTGGCGCGGCTCGTCCCCTTCATCCTGACCTTCGCCGTGATACCGCTCGGCGCGGTCGATTTCGACGGCGATGCATCCGTCCTGAGTCAGTTGGGCGACCGTTCGAGAGTGCTGACCGGCATGTCCAGGCACGACTATTTTCTGACTCAGCTCACCGTAATCCCGGTCTATATCGGCTTGATCTTTCTCCCTCTCGACCAGAACCTCGACTACGATCATCCGATCCACACGGTGTTTTTGAATTCGCAAGTCGTGTACTCCACCCTGCTGATTCTCTTCGTGCTGTTCGTCGGGGCCTTCCTGGCGAGTCGCTCGCGCTCCGGTGCGGGAGGATGGAGGCTGACCGCGTTCGGGATTTTCTGGTTTCTTGTGGCTCTGTTGCCTGAGTCCAGCATTGTGCCGATCGTTGACGTGATCTACGAGCACCGGGTGTACCTGCCGTCGGTGGGGGCGTTTGTGGCCATTTCGTCCGGGGTCGTTCTGTTGGCCGAGAAATACCGGGCGGGACAACCATGGGCAATGCGGGCGGTGTGTTTGTTGCTTGGCGTGGCGGTACTTCTTTTTTCTGCGATGACGCACGCAAGGAATGCCGTCTGGAAGGATGAGATCACCTTGTGGGAGGACGTCGTCTCAAAGAGCGGGAACAAGGACAGGGCCCGAAACACCCTGGGGGCCGTCTACCTGGAGTCGGGCCGGCTCGATCGGGCGGAAGCCGAGCTCTTGAAGACCCTCGAGATAAACCCACGGTACTGGGCCGCGCACGTCAATCTGGGCAGTTGCTACATGAGGAGGGCCGAATCGGCGCGGCGCGAGGGCGGTTCATCCGAGCGGGTGCTGGAGTTGGTCGACAGGGCGATTGCCTCCTATCGGCATGCCCTGACGATCGACCCCGGCAATGAAATGATCGATTCGTTGATCGAATCGGCTTACCGGACCCGGCATGTTCTGACGACGAATGCTGAGAGGTGA
- a CDS encoding hybrid sensor histidine kinase/response regulator — protein sequence MKIRSLRFKISAAILGTSALIAVLSFAILYPFEMSRHAAYEKKIFLLLDTVFHQKREDLANELFAGQKKALAASLQDMLKVEGIVGITVCLPDGQVFLATEDAFAVPMKGSERRALSESSTLLPRYRTPRFPSLGVYTRQIGVIGMPVGYIRLYYDVSGLERETQSFVMIFVVLLVTILVLMSGLLNFLLTRFVTRPMSLLREAILKLQKGHLGETVHLPSGDEIGDVGRVFNEMSVDLERSQVALQQAEEKYRGIFENATEAIFQRTPGKGHFLTVNPSMVRMLGYASEKELLTSVTDIGRQLYVRPKDHEEFERVLAEQGRIVGFETELYRKDRSTVWVSASARRVPGTSGGGYYYEGLLVDVTERREKEKAERAKDTAEAASKAKSEFLANMSHEIRTPMNAILGFTSLLSPLITDPRQKNYLQSIQSSGKNLMSLINDILDLSKIEAGKMEIQYEPVVLRSVFVDLEKVFSWIIQDKGLQFITSIASDVPECVLLDEVRLRQILFNLVGNALRFTESGWIRLSAWREAGAGDGSFCLVMVVEDTGMGIQPEAHNRIFESFRQQSGQRARVYGGTGLGLTISKSLVEMLGGTISVQSRPGAGSVFEIRLPDVSEAAETDRAEQAETSDVDSILLDKAKVLVVDDLDLNRKLVKEFLQNTRVEVIEADNGQTALQAAETANPDLILMDIRMPGMDGYQALRRLRRNPGTRRIPVVALTASGMKEEIERLERSGFDGWLVRPFSKPELLKELHQFIHDRKARTIPAKRPQASGLASADSVSSLPEHVRDEIVAFLENELMDRWEIVSRKQHISEIEDFGCRIKALGDRYGVSYLSTYADNLLFHTAGFDVENIRRALDAYPEFVAGVRK from the coding sequence ATGAAGATCCGAAGTCTGCGTTTCAAAATCAGTGCGGCTATTCTGGGGACTTCCGCCCTGATCGCCGTCCTTTCCTTTGCGATTCTCTATCCTTTCGAGATGAGCCGCCACGCCGCCTATGAAAAAAAGATTTTTCTGCTGCTGGACACCGTGTTCCATCAAAAGCGCGAAGACCTCGCCAATGAGCTGTTCGCCGGGCAGAAGAAGGCGCTCGCGGCGTCGCTGCAGGACATGCTGAAGGTCGAAGGAATTGTCGGAATAACGGTGTGCCTTCCGGACGGCCAGGTTTTCCTGGCCACGGAGGACGCTTTCGCCGTTCCCATGAAAGGCTCGGAACGTCGGGCCCTCTCCGAATCGTCCACTCTGCTGCCCAGGTACCGCACCCCCCGGTTCCCCTCACTGGGAGTCTACACACGACAGATTGGGGTCATCGGAATGCCGGTGGGGTACATACGGCTCTACTACGACGTTTCAGGGCTGGAGAGAGAAACCCAGTCCTTCGTCATGATCTTCGTGGTGTTGCTGGTGACGATCCTGGTCCTCATGTCGGGCCTTCTCAACTTCCTGCTCACGCGCTTCGTCACAAGGCCCATGTCGCTGCTTCGCGAAGCGATCCTCAAGCTCCAGAAGGGACACCTGGGCGAGACGGTGCACCTGCCTTCGGGCGATGAAATCGGCGACGTGGGGCGTGTCTTCAACGAAATGTCGGTGGACCTCGAGAGAAGCCAGGTGGCGCTCCAGCAGGCGGAGGAGAAGTACCGCGGCATCTTCGAGAATGCAACGGAAGCCATCTTTCAACGTACCCCCGGCAAGGGCCATTTCCTGACGGTGAATCCTTCCATGGTCCGAATGCTGGGATATGCCTCCGAGAAGGAACTGCTGACCAGCGTGACCGATATCGGCCGGCAGCTCTACGTCAGACCGAAGGACCACGAGGAATTCGAGCGCGTGTTGGCCGAGCAGGGGCGCATCGTCGGGTTCGAGACCGAGCTGTATCGCAAGGACCGCAGCACCGTGTGGGTGTCCGCTTCGGCCCGAAGAGTGCCCGGGACGAGCGGTGGAGGTTATTATTATGAAGGGCTGCTGGTCGACGTCACGGAACGCAGGGAAAAGGAGAAGGCCGAACGGGCAAAGGACACGGCCGAGGCCGCCAGCAAGGCAAAGAGCGAGTTCCTGGCGAACATGAGCCATGAAATCAGGACGCCGATGAATGCCATTCTCGGTTTCACGTCGCTCCTCAGCCCTCTGATCACCGACCCGCGCCAGAAGAACTATCTTCAATCGATCCAGTCGAGCGGGAAAAATCTGATGTCGCTCATCAACGATATCCTCGACCTGTCGAAAATCGAGGCGGGGAAGATGGAAATCCAATATGAACCCGTGGTGCTCCGCTCCGTCTTTGTCGATCTGGAGAAGGTCTTTTCCTGGATCATACAGGACAAGGGTCTGCAGTTCATCACGTCCATCGCCTCCGATGTTCCGGAATGCGTGCTCCTGGACGAGGTGCGGTTGAGGCAGATCCTCTTCAACCTGGTGGGAAACGCTCTGCGGTTCACCGAAAGCGGCTGGATCAGGCTTTCGGCCTGGAGGGAAGCGGGGGCGGGCGATGGGAGCTTCTGCCTGGTGATGGTTGTCGAGGACACGGGAATGGGGATCCAGCCGGAGGCTCACAACCGGATATTCGAGTCGTTTCGACAGCAATCCGGGCAGAGAGCGCGCGTGTATGGCGGCACGGGGCTGGGCCTCACCATCTCCAAGAGCCTGGTGGAAATGCTCGGGGGAACGATCTCCGTGCAAAGTCGCCCCGGTGCCGGAAGCGTATTCGAAATCCGTCTTCCGGATGTGTCTGAGGCGGCCGAGACTGACCGGGCCGAACAGGCCGAAACGTCCGATGTCGATTCGATCCTGCTGGACAAGGCAAAGGTGCTCGTGGTGGACGACCTCGACCTCAACCGCAAACTCGTGAAGGAATTCCTGCAGAACACCCGGGTCGAAGTCATCGAGGCGGACAATGGGCAAACGGCTCTGCAGGCCGCCGAGACCGCGAACCCCGACCTCATCCTGATGGACATCAGGATGCCCGGGATGGACGGCTATCAGGCGCTGCGGCGACTCCGCAGAAATCCCGGAACAAGGCGCATTCCCGTTGTCGCTCTGACGGCCTCGGGCATGAAGGAAGAGATCGAGCGCCTCGAGAGGAGCGGGTTCGACGGGTGGCTGGTCAGGCCTTTCAGCAAGCCGGAACTCCTTAAGGAACTGCACCAGTTCATCCATGATCGGAAAGCGCGGACGATTCCGGCGAAACGTCCCCAGGCTTCCGGCCTCGCATCCGCGGATTCCGTCTCGTCGCTGCCGGAACATGTCAGGGATGAAATCGTCGCTTTTCTGGAGAATGAGCTGATGGATCGCTGGGAGATCGTCAGCCGCAAGCAGCACATCTCGGAAATCGAAGACTTCGGCTGCCGCATCAAGGCGCTGGGCGACCGCTACGGAGTGAGCTATCTTTCGACATATGCCGACAATCTGTTGTTTCATACGGCCGGTTTCGACGTTGAAAACATCCGCCGGGCGCTCGACGCGTATCCCGAGTTCGTGGCCGGCGTCAGGAAGTGA